The Saprospiraceae bacterium genome includes a window with the following:
- a CDS encoding histidine phosphatase family protein, whose product MKQIIYFILTVFSLSACKQEQKLKVYDGKYIKEIKSNAVILDDGDSFVFDTDSTSKIFYLIRHAEKDTVQSDDPPLSEAGNLRGARLADLLRGTRVDAIYSTFTIRTLFTVDSLADIKSMVVLPYDNKHLSAFFEQIGKNDDLKSVLIVGHSNTIPSIANSLTGKEVFNATFADDDYDNFVIITHSVNGEKKAYPLKYKP is encoded by the coding sequence ATGAAACAAATAATATATTTCATACTGACTGTTTTTTCATTGAGTGCATGTAAACAGGAGCAGAAACTGAAAGTATATGATGGAAAATATATCAAAGAGATAAAATCTAATGCCGTAATCCTCGATGATGGAGATAGTTTTGTTTTTGATACTGACAGTACTTCAAAAATATTCTATTTAATCAGACATGCAGAAAAGGATACCGTTCAGTCCGACGACCCACCATTGTCTGAAGCAGGTAATCTGCGTGGTGCGAGATTGGCTGATCTTCTCAGAGGCACTCGGGTGGATGCCATTTATTCTACATTTACGATCAGAACATTGTTTACTGTGGACTCACTCGCCGATATAAAGAGTATGGTAGTCTTACCTTATGATAACAAACATTTAAGTGCTTTTTTTGAACAGATAGGCAAAAATGATGATCTTAAATCTGTTCTGATAGTTGGTCACTCCAATACCATTCCGTCCATTGCAAATTCGCTTACAGGGAAGGAAGTATTTAATGCAACCTTTGCTGATGATGATTATGATAATTTTGTTATCATTACCCATTCAGTCAATGGCGAGAAAAAAGCATATCCATTAAAATATAAACCATAA
- a CDS encoding FAD-dependent oxidoreductase — protein sequence MNKTDTTNPEYFHKVVDCQYACPAHTPVPEYIRLIAAGKYTEAYMINWESNVFPGILGRTCDRPCEPACRRGRVEEEPVAICRLKRVAADFKDDIEHLLPDIPLIKNGKKIALIGGGPASLTVARDLAPSGYELHMYDDQSKGGGMMRSQIPSFRLPEKVLNEEVDRILNMDVVQHFNTFVDSLEDILNKDYDAVFVGTGAPRGRDLPDLPGRKEGKANIHIGIEWLASVAFEHTHRIGKKVIVLGGGNTAMDCCRTSRRLGGEEVKVIVRSPFGEMKASPWEKEDAIHEDIPIIDNHVPLSFEVKDGKLFGMYFEKVHPVYDEKGKRKLLPTGEEHVYFEADDVLIAIGQENSFPWIERNIGIEFDEWGMPVVDETTFVSTLPNVFFGGDAALGPKNVITAVAQGHQAAISIDLFCNGEDINNRPAPDVKLFSTKMGIHEWSFDSIVTTDIRFIVPQADKSETLIDRKKEVELGFDLKTAFKEAQRCLNCDVQTVFTDNKCIECDACMDVCPTNCITFTENGEEQELRMRLLVPALNKSQDLMISGPLKTGRIMAKDEDMCLHCGLCAERCPTAAWDMQQFFYNTAKAGHQCYV from the coding sequence ATGAATAAAACAGATACCACAAATCCTGAATACTTTCATAAAGTGGTGGATTGTCAGTATGCATGTCCAGCTCATACGCCGGTCCCGGAATATATCAGACTTATTGCAGCAGGCAAATACACTGAAGCTTACATGATCAATTGGGAATCAAATGTATTTCCCGGAATTCTGGGCAGAACATGTGACAGGCCCTGCGAACCAGCTTGCAGAAGAGGAAGGGTAGAGGAAGAACCTGTGGCAATCTGCAGATTAAAGAGAGTAGCCGCCGATTTCAAAGATGATATTGAACATTTATTACCGGATATTCCTTTAATAAAAAATGGAAAAAAGATTGCTTTAATTGGAGGAGGTCCTGCATCTCTGACAGTTGCAAGAGATCTTGCTCCTTCCGGGTATGAGCTTCATATGTATGATGATCAATCAAAAGGGGGAGGTATGATGCGAAGCCAGATTCCTTCATTCAGGTTACCGGAAAAAGTTCTTAACGAAGAGGTGGACAGAATTTTAAATATGGATGTGGTTCAGCATTTTAATACTTTTGTGGATAGCCTTGAAGATATTCTGAATAAAGATTACGATGCAGTATTTGTTGGTACCGGAGCACCACGTGGAAGGGATCTGCCGGATTTGCCCGGGCGTAAAGAAGGTAAGGCTAATATTCACATCGGTATCGAATGGCTGGCATCCGTAGCGTTTGAACACACCCACAGAATTGGTAAAAAAGTGATCGTTTTGGGTGGTGGCAATACAGCAATGGATTGTTGCAGGACTTCAAGGAGACTCGGTGGCGAAGAAGTAAAAGTTATAGTCCGGAGCCCTTTTGGAGAGATGAAAGCTTCCCCTTGGGAAAAAGAAGATGCTATTCATGAAGACATCCCAATCATCGATAATCATGTTCCACTTAGTTTTGAAGTTAAAGACGGAAAGCTCTTTGGTATGTATTTTGAAAAAGTACATCCTGTTTATGATGAAAAAGGAAAAAGAAAATTACTTCCCACAGGCGAAGAACACGTTTATTTTGAAGCAGATGATGTCCTGATTGCTATTGGTCAGGAAAATAGTTTTCCTTGGATTGAAAGAAATATCGGAATTGAATTTGATGAATGGGGAATGCCCGTCGTGGATGAAACTACATTTGTCTCTACATTGCCCAATGTGTTTTTTGGCGGGGATGCAGCTTTGGGGCCTAAAAATGTTATTACTGCCGTTGCCCAGGGACATCAGGCAGCTATCTCAATAGACCTTTTTTGTAATGGAGAAGATATTAACAACAGACCAGCACCGGATGTAAAACTATTCAGCACAAAAATGGGAATTCATGAGTGGAGTTTTGACAGCATTGTCACGACTGATATTAGATTTATAGTGCCTCAGGCTGATAAATCAGAAACCCTGATTGACAGAAAGAAAGAAGTAGAGTTGGGATTCGATCTGAAAACTGCATTTAAAGAAGCACAAAGATGTCTCAATTGTGATGTACAGACCGTATTTACAGACAATAAGTGTATTGAATGTGATGCATGCATGGATGTATGTCCAACAAATTGTATCACTTTTACTGAAAATGGTGAAGAACAGGAATTGAGAATGAGACTTTTGGTACCTGCATTAAATAAGTCACAGGATTTGATGATTTCAGGACCTTTAAAAACAGGAAGAATCATGGCCAAAGATGAAGATATGTGTCTTCACTGTGGTCTGTGTGCTGAAAGGTGTCCGACAGCAGCCTGGGATATGCAACAATTTTTTTATAATACGGCCAAAGCAGGCCATCAATGTTATGTATGA
- a CDS encoding valine--tRNA ligase, giving the protein MTIASRYSPSDIETKWYQYWLDKNYFHSTPDNREAFSIVIPPPNVTGVLHMGHMLNNTIQDILIRKARQDGKNACWVPGTDHASIATEAKVVKMLREKGIKKSDLTRDEFLKYAWEWKEEYGGIILQQLQKLGASCDWERTAFTMDKVRSEAVIEVFIDLYQKGKLYRGKRMVNWDPEAKTVLSNEEVIYGLEQSKIYFVNYKVEGTEEVITIATTRPETIMGDTAVAVHPEDPRYTHLHGKNAIVPVIGRAVPIIADTYVDMEFGTGALKVTPAHDINDYEIGKRHDLAVIDVFNEDGTMSSDAGIYIGEDRFLVRKKFAKDLEADGHILKVEDYQNNVGRSERTNCVVEPRLSLQWYVDMQSLAEPALNAVMQDVIEFFPKTQKNTYKHWMENIRDWCISRQLWWGHRIPAWYYGDQVFVAKTAEEALHQAKEATGNEHLSIKDLREDDDVLDTWFSSWLWPISVFDGFRSKDELNYYYPTSVLVTGWDIIFLWVARMAMAGYEWEGQKPFHHVYFTGMVRDKQRRKMSKQLGNSPDALKLIEEFGADGVRFGMMSCSPAGGDLLFDEKLCEQGRNFCNKIWNALRLVQGWETSGDVPYTESDRLAFRWMEQKINQLASEIERNFKEYRLSEAQMNIYNFVWNDYCSWYLEIIKPDFETKMSSNAKSDSIELFKKICSLLHPFMPFITEEIWDVLHEGNKKSDCILSEYPKPAAFDNHLIQQIDQAKDIITNIRDIRNKNGIKMKELLSLAVLSSDRSVDLLNLNGLKEMIMKLGNLSEINFTNNENEDGIAFISGTEKFFVGVKTEIDIDGQISEKQVELNYQKGFVNSINMKLQNEKFVSGAPEDVVDKERKKLADGNERIKMLTDDIERLERLKK; this is encoded by the coding sequence ATGACGATTGCGTCCAGATATTCCCCTTCAGATATTGAAACAAAATGGTATCAATACTGGTTGGATAAAAATTATTTCCATTCCACTCCGGATAATAGAGAAGCGTTCAGCATAGTTATTCCGCCACCCAATGTCACCGGTGTGCTGCATATGGGACACATGCTCAACAATACTATTCAGGATATTTTAATCAGAAAAGCCAGACAGGATGGTAAAAATGCCTGCTGGGTTCCGGGTACTGATCACGCTTCAATAGCAACTGAAGCTAAAGTGGTAAAGATGCTTCGTGAAAAAGGTATTAAAAAATCCGATCTGACAAGAGATGAGTTCCTGAAATATGCATGGGAATGGAAAGAAGAATACGGAGGTATTATTTTACAGCAATTACAGAAATTGGGAGCATCCTGTGACTGGGAGCGAACCGCTTTTACAATGGACAAAGTAAGATCAGAAGCTGTCATAGAAGTATTTATTGATCTTTACCAAAAAGGAAAACTATATCGGGGTAAAAGGATGGTCAATTGGGACCCCGAAGCAAAAACTGTTCTTTCCAATGAAGAAGTCATCTATGGTCTGGAGCAATCTAAGATATATTTCGTCAATTACAAAGTGGAAGGCACAGAAGAAGTTATTACTATCGCTACAACTCGTCCTGAAACCATCATGGGTGATACCGCAGTTGCAGTCCACCCGGAAGACCCAAGATATACACACCTGCATGGAAAGAATGCGATTGTTCCGGTTATTGGCAGAGCCGTACCTATTATTGCAGATACTTATGTGGATATGGAATTTGGTACCGGTGCTTTGAAGGTCACTCCGGCACATGACATCAATGATTATGAAATCGGAAAAAGGCACGACCTGGCAGTCATCGACGTCTTTAATGAAGATGGCACAATGAGTTCTGATGCGGGCATTTATATTGGTGAAGATCGATTTTTAGTCAGGAAAAAATTTGCAAAAGACCTTGAAGCTGATGGACATATACTTAAAGTGGAAGATTACCAAAATAATGTAGGTCGCTCAGAAAGAACCAATTGCGTAGTCGAACCAAGACTTTCTTTGCAGTGGTATGTAGATATGCAATCATTGGCCGAACCGGCTTTAAATGCCGTGATGCAGGATGTTATAGAGTTTTTTCCAAAAACGCAGAAAAACACCTACAAACATTGGATGGAGAATATCAGAGATTGGTGTATCTCCAGACAATTGTGGTGGGGACACAGAATTCCGGCGTGGTACTATGGCGATCAGGTTTTTGTAGCTAAGACGGCTGAAGAAGCTTTACACCAAGCTAAAGAAGCTACTGGTAATGAACATCTTAGTATAAAAGATTTAAGAGAAGATGATGACGTATTGGATACATGGTTTTCTTCATGGTTGTGGCCTATAAGCGTTTTTGATGGATTCAGGAGTAAAGATGAACTAAATTATTACTATCCGACTTCGGTTCTAGTCACAGGTTGGGATATAATTTTTCTATGGGTTGCCAGAATGGCGATGGCAGGATATGAATGGGAAGGTCAAAAACCATTTCATCATGTTTATTTTACCGGGATGGTGAGAGATAAACAACGACGAAAAATGTCAAAACAACTAGGCAATAGTCCTGATGCATTGAAGCTGATTGAAGAGTTTGGAGCAGATGGCGTTCGATTTGGGATGATGTCTTGTTCGCCGGCTGGTGGCGACTTGTTGTTTGATGAAAAATTATGTGAGCAGGGACGTAATTTCTGTAATAAAATATGGAATGCTTTAAGGTTGGTACAAGGTTGGGAGACAAGTGGAGATGTACCATACACAGAAAGTGACCGTCTTGCATTCAGATGGATGGAACAAAAAATAAATCAACTTGCCAGTGAAATCGAGAGAAATTTTAAAGAATACAGACTATCTGAAGCCCAGATGAACATTTATAATTTTGTCTGGAATGATTACTGCTCCTGGTATCTTGAAATTATAAAGCCTGATTTTGAAACCAAAATGTCATCAAATGCAAAATCAGATTCAATAGAATTATTCAAAAAAATCTGTTCCTTACTGCATCCGTTTATGCCATTTATTACTGAAGAAATTTGGGATGTTCTGCATGAAGGAAACAAAAAATCGGATTGCATTTTAAGTGAGTACCCGAAACCTGCTGCATTTGACAACCACCTTATTCAACAGATCGATCAGGCAAAAGATATCATTACTAATATCAGAGATATCCGGAATAAGAATGGTATCAAAATGAAAGAATTACTGTCACTTGCGGTTTTGAGTTCTGATCGGTCAGTGGATTTATTGAATCTGAATGGATTAAAAGAAATGATTATGAAGTTGGGTAATCTTTCAGAAATCAACTTTACAAATAATGAAAATGAAGATGGCATTGCTTTCATTTCAGGAACAGAGAAATTTTTTGTAGGCGTAAAAACTGAAATTGATATCGATGGTCAGATAAGTGAAAAGCAAGTGGAATTGAATTACCAAAAGGGATTTGTTAATTCGATCAACATGAAATTGCAAAATGAAAAGTTTGTTTCAGGTGCGCCTGAAGATGTGGTAGATAAAGAGCGTAAAAAACTGGCGGATGGTAATGAAAGAATCAAGATGCTGACAGATGATATTGAAAGATTGGAGCGTTTAAAAAAATAG
- a CDS encoding PorP/SprF family type IX secretion system membrane protein, translating into MKRILFCLALLFITTLNYAQDNIFILQNQVPVFINPSLAGVQCMPMLRIQYQHIGGIGGSNISSFKGLSFDMPVKLKNGDKLGFGYRFSNDVSGQIKYSQTRNFLAFSYHKILGSETNPHIISIGAEAGIQATSLDLDSLRWPSQIPSTGTGWDPTISSGEDIDASKMTADFNAGLSWTGYLAKDIQVVSGFAIYHFNRPNISLTGNESRQNIRSAFHTQIDANILSKWHILPSFFYTKQGPQNFYMTGIQFGYEISNSTYVELGGVLAKNNQNFLTAQIRHKRISAGLSYSISNTNIYTRFETVIGIAFGDFKCK; encoded by the coding sequence ATGAAAAGGATTTTGTTTTGTCTTGCCTTACTATTTATCACGACTTTGAATTATGCGCAGGACAATATCTTTATACTGCAAAATCAAGTACCTGTTTTTATAAATCCATCGTTAGCAGGTGTTCAATGTATGCCTATGCTTCGCATCCAATATCAGCATATCGGAGGTATAGGTGGGTCTAATATATCCAGTTTTAAGGGTTTATCATTTGATATGCCGGTAAAATTGAAGAATGGGGATAAACTTGGGTTTGGTTACAGGTTTTCAAATGATGTTTCAGGACAAATAAAATATTCTCAAACACGTAATTTTCTCGCTTTTTCGTATCACAAAATCCTTGGGTCTGAAACTAATCCTCACATCATTTCTATAGGTGCAGAAGCCGGAATACAGGCAACTTCCCTTGATTTAGATAGTTTGAGATGGCCATCCCAAATTCCTTCTACTGGTACTGGCTGGGATCCCACCATTTCTTCTGGTGAAGACATTGATGCATCTAAAATGACTGCTGATTTTAATGCAGGATTGTCCTGGACGGGTTACTTAGCCAAAGATATTCAGGTAGTCAGTGGTTTTGCTATTTATCACTTTAACCGGCCTAATATTTCTCTAACAGGAAATGAGTCCAGACAAAATATAAGATCTGCTTTTCATACACAAATTGACGCAAACATTTTAAGTAAATGGCACATACTCCCATCCTTTTTTTATACCAAACAAGGTCCGCAAAACTTTTATATGACCGGCATACAGTTTGGTTATGAGATCAGCAACTCAACCTATGTAGAATTGGGAGGTGTTTTAGCCAAAAATAATCAAAACTTTTTAACTGCTCAAATAAGGCATAAAAGAATTTCTGCAGGCCTGAGTTACAGTATCAGCAATACAAACATTTATACAAGGTTTGAAACAGTTATTGGGATAGCATTTGGTGATTTCAAATGCAAATGA
- a CDS encoding calcium/sodium antiporter: MLLYILFIIGFYMLIKGADFLVEGASNIAAKLGVSDLVVGLTIVSFGTSMPELIVNIMASFNGNTDIAIGNVLGSNIANILLILGCAAVIRTLPAQNNTVIAEIPFSLSAILLVGFLANANLWGAKDTILGLSRMDGFLILLFFALFFAYIFQMVRRDKADQLNKVSMHKPVNMLKESGFVILGIIMLFLGGKWVVDGAVDIAGRMGMSEAFIGLTVIAIGTSLPELVTSVVAARKGNVDVAVGNVVGSNIFNVLWILGLSSVINPLPFNKAANFDVLIVVFSTALILVLMVISKKQEIKRWHGIIFLSSYIAYLTFLVYRG, encoded by the coding sequence ATTTTACTATACATTCTTTTTATTATAGGGTTCTACATGTTGATTAAAGGTGCTGACTTTTTAGTTGAAGGGGCATCGAATATTGCTGCAAAACTAGGTGTTTCTGATTTGGTAGTAGGTTTGACAATTGTCTCTTTCGGAACATCCATGCCTGAATTGATTGTAAATATTATGGCCAGCTTTAATGGAAATACGGATATTGCAATCGGTAATGTCTTGGGAAGTAATATTGCAAATATTCTATTAATTTTGGGATGTGCAGCAGTAATTCGTACCTTACCTGCACAGAATAATACAGTAATCGCCGAAATTCCCTTCTCATTATCTGCCATATTATTGGTTGGTTTTCTGGCAAATGCAAATTTGTGGGGTGCAAAGGATACAATTTTAGGGTTAAGCAGAATGGACGGATTTTTGATTTTATTATTTTTTGCCCTCTTTTTTGCATATATTTTTCAAATGGTTCGTCGTGACAAAGCCGATCAACTCAACAAAGTAAGTATGCATAAGCCTGTAAATATGCTGAAGGAATCAGGGTTTGTGATTTTAGGTATAATTATGCTTTTTCTCGGTGGTAAATGGGTCGTGGATGGTGCAGTAGATATTGCTGGCCGAATGGGTATGAGTGAAGCATTTATCGGCCTGACAGTCATTGCTATTGGTACTTCACTACCGGAATTGGTGACTTCAGTAGTTGCAGCCCGAAAAGGAAATGTGGATGTTGCTGTAGGAAATGTGGTAGGCTCCAATATTTTTAATGTCTTATGGATACTTGGTTTAAGCTCTGTAATTAATCCGCTTCCATTCAATAAAGCAGCAAACTTTGATGTACTGATAGTTGTATTTTCCACAGCTTTAATTCTTGTTCTGATGGTTATCAGCAAAAAACAGGAAATCAAACGTTGGCATGGAATTATTTTCTTAAGTTCTTATATCGCTTATCTGACTTTTTTGGTTTACAGAGGATAA
- a CDS encoding T9SS type A sorting domain-containing protein, with amino-acid sequence MKNCIILLLFCLLQIGLKSQPSFPGAMGFGSVASGGRGGKVIYVTNLNPSGPGSLQDALNQTGSRYILFKVSGVIPATLTIPAGNGNFTIAGQTSPNGIIVRGFEMYNDENQSVSNVIIRHLRSRIGDRNLFPSSNWIAEDGITIGGVHRAIFDHCSFAHATDEAVDISRSSQISIQNCILAETLGSHADLGGMLINYSTEQSRLDSLSIHYNVWNRIGGRMPEISCETAYCNGKTINLELSNNLFWDPRIELWYEGNTGFGGNYFVRMNAVNNLFYARPQYSNGMYHFDLLNFSQNQLYFSGNKLNLYPQYSDYQLFYCCNDFNSGHPNTNFGLAQRLSTRLNFPSIQNISSELLPVYIFQNAGAFPRDPMDTRLMNYIQNGEIPNIDISVPGANDAFSIVAELSGPLDTDSDGMPDYWENIHGLNQSIQDHNQTNLSEKISGITGYTNLECYLNCLSDALVNGFSNSSCQINTGTSSLTDQNVSIQKFIITPNPTTENITILNSENAAGIDKIKVSVFDYSGKYLQSLEVMAGQSISMKHLSEGIYILQILSLSGSHHPESHKIVISK; translated from the coding sequence ATGAAAAACTGTATCATATTATTGCTTTTCTGTTTATTGCAAATAGGATTGAAGAGCCAACCTTCCTTCCCGGGTGCCATGGGATTTGGTTCAGTGGCAAGCGGAGGAAGAGGCGGAAAAGTTATTTATGTAACCAACCTGAATCCATCAGGTCCCGGATCTTTACAGGATGCACTTAATCAGACAGGATCAAGGTATATATTATTTAAGGTGAGTGGCGTGATCCCTGCAACACTTACTATTCCGGCAGGAAACGGAAATTTTACTATTGCTGGTCAAACTTCTCCAAATGGAATCATAGTCAGAGGATTTGAAATGTATAATGATGAAAACCAGTCCGTATCCAATGTAATAATAAGGCATTTACGTTCAAGGATTGGAGACAGAAATTTATTTCCATCATCCAATTGGATAGCTGAGGACGGTATCACCATTGGTGGAGTTCATAGAGCTATATTTGATCACTGTTCCTTTGCACATGCAACAGATGAAGCGGTAGATATATCGAGGTCATCCCAAATTAGCATTCAAAATTGTATTTTGGCAGAGACATTAGGAAGCCATGCTGATTTAGGTGGGATGCTTATCAATTATTCGACGGAGCAAAGCAGATTGGATAGCTTGAGTATCCACTATAATGTGTGGAACCGAATAGGTGGGAGAATGCCGGAGATTTCCTGTGAGACAGCCTATTGCAATGGAAAAACGATAAATTTGGAATTGTCAAACAATCTCTTTTGGGATCCTCGAATAGAATTATGGTATGAGGGGAACACAGGATTTGGGGGCAATTATTTTGTTAGAATGAATGCGGTTAATAATCTTTTTTATGCCCGTCCACAATATAGTAACGGAATGTATCATTTTGATTTACTCAATTTCAGTCAGAATCAATTGTATTTTTCTGGTAATAAACTGAATTTGTATCCCCAGTATAGTGATTACCAACTGTTTTATTGTTGCAATGATTTTAACTCCGGTCACCCGAATACTAATTTTGGTTTGGCGCAAAGATTATCAACCAGATTAAATTTCCCATCTATTCAAAATATTTCATCAGAATTACTGCCGGTTTATATTTTTCAGAATGCCGGTGCATTTCCCAGAGACCCAATGGATACTCGGTTAATGAATTACATACAAAATGGAGAAATACCGAATATCGATATTTCTGTGCCCGGAGCAAATGACGCATTTAGCATAGTGGCTGAATTGTCAGGTCCGTTGGATACGGATAGTGATGGAATGCCAGACTATTGGGAGAATATACATGGTTTAAATCAAAGTATTCAGGATCATAATCAAACAAATCTGTCTGAAAAAATATCGGGTATTACGGGTTATACGAATCTGGAATGTTATCTGAATTGTCTGTCTGATGCATTAGTCAATGGTTTTAGTAATTCATCATGTCAGATAAATACCGGAACATCTTCTCTGACAGATCAAAATGTTTCTATCCAAAAATTTATAATTACCCCAAATCCGACTACTGAAAATATAACGATTCTGAATTCTGAAAACGCTGCCGGAATTGACAAAATTAAGGTTTCTGTCTTTGATTATAGTGGTAAATATTTGCAATCTTTAGAAGTGATGGCAGGTCAAAGTATTTCAATGAAGCATTTATCTGAGGGGATTTATATTTTACAAATCCTGTCTCTGTCTGGTTCGCATCACCCGGAGTCACATAAAATAGTAATTTCAAAATAG
- the lysA gene encoding diaminopimelate decarboxylase, which produces MDALEIAEKYSCPVYVYETSTIKRQYLRLINAFDLQKLKINYACKALNNINILQFMKSMGTGLDTVSIQEVKIGLMAGFSPDEIIYTPNCVSIEEISLAVELGVKINIDNLSILEQFGNLYHDYPVCLRINPHIMAGGNSKISVGHIDSKFGISFHQTPHIHRIVKANNMVIEGIHMHTGSDILDIDVFLQGAEILFQVATEFKDLQYMDFGSGFKVPYKEEDIETDIEELGEKITTRFKQFCEDFGRDLTLMFEPGKFLVSEAGTFLVKVNVVKQTTSTVFAGVDSGLNHLIRPMLYDSYHKIVNISKTEGRSRIYTIVGYICETDTFGVNRKMTEIHEGDVLAFYNAGAYCHTMASNYNSRYRPAEVMLHEGKDYLIRRRENMDDLLQTQIKNNLFSEPVVV; this is translated from the coding sequence ATGGATGCCTTGGAAATAGCAGAGAAATACAGTTGTCCTGTATACGTTTATGAAACATCTACAATTAAGAGACAATACCTCCGATTAATCAATGCATTTGATTTACAAAAGCTGAAGATAAATTATGCATGTAAAGCATTGAATAATATAAATATTCTTCAATTCATGAAGTCTATGGGTACAGGCCTTGATACAGTATCCATTCAGGAAGTTAAAATAGGACTCATGGCCGGATTCAGTCCGGATGAAATTATTTATACGCCCAACTGTGTGTCTATTGAAGAAATTTCTTTGGCAGTAGAATTAGGGGTAAAAATTAATATCGACAATCTTTCTATTTTAGAACAATTTGGTAACCTCTATCACGATTATCCGGTTTGTCTGAGAATCAATCCGCATATTATGGCAGGTGGAAATTCTAAAATTAGTGTTGGGCACATTGATTCCAAATTTGGTATCTCTTTTCATCAGACTCCGCATATTCATCGTATCGTAAAGGCAAACAATATGGTTATCGAAGGTATTCATATGCATACTGGCTCTGATATTCTCGATATTGATGTGTTTCTTCAGGGAGCTGAGATACTTTTTCAAGTGGCTACGGAATTCAAAGATTTACAATACATGGATTTTGGCAGCGGGTTTAAAGTTCCGTATAAAGAAGAAGATATTGAAACAGATATTGAAGAACTGGGTGAAAAAATCACAACCAGATTCAAGCAATTTTGTGAAGATTTTGGTCGCGATCTGACATTAATGTTTGAACCTGGAAAATTTTTGGTAAGTGAAGCCGGCACCTTTCTTGTTAAAGTTAATGTTGTAAAACAAACCACATCCACCGTTTTTGCAGGTGTCGATTCGGGACTGAACCACCTTATCAGACCGATGTTGTACGATTCTTACCACAAAATTGTAAATATTTCCAAAACAGAAGGAAGATCACGTATTTATACCATAGTAGGTTATATATGCGAAACAGATACCTTTGGTGTAAACCGCAAAATGACAGAAATACACGAAGGCGATGTTCTCGCTTTTTACAATGCAGGTGCATATTGCCACACGATGGCTTCAAACTATAATTCGAGGTATCGGCCTGCTGAAGTAATGTTGCATGAAGGAAAAGATTATTTGATTCGCAGAAGGGAAAATATGGACGATTTACTTCAGACTCAGATTAAAAATAATTTATTCTCAGAGCCTGTTGTTGTATAA